The DNA window TCAAGTTTTAAATTTAAAACATTGAATATGGTATGTAATATTGAGTATAATGAAATAGTATAGAGTAAAGGAGCGGGTCTATGAAAGAGAAAATAGATTTTTTGAAAAAGCATTACTTATTTAATGATTATGATGAACAGTCACTTTCTTCGATTGCCGAACAGCTTATACTTAGAAAGTATAAAAAAGGGAATTATATATTTATGCAAGGTGATACCGACAGAACGTTACATTTTGTTGTAGACGGGAAAATAAAGATATTCCATTCATCTGAAGACGGAGTAGATAAGTTGATTACAATATTTACAAAGGGAGATTTTTTAGGTGAGATGGACATAATAGGTAAAAATATTGAGAGGGCAGCATCGGCACAAGCGCTTACTGATGTCAAAACATATCAAATGACATATCATAACGCAATTGAATTTTTATCTAAAACAGAAACTGCTTTTAAAATTATAGAATCTTTGAGTACTAGAATTACTGAACAAAATAGTCAGATAAAACTTTTGATTTATGGAAATGCTAAACAGAAATTGAACTACATACTTAAAAATATGAAAGAAAAGTATGGAGTTTATAAAGATGGAAAAATCTATTTAGAGGTAAATATTTCTCAAAGAGAACTTGGAAATATGGTAGGGATAAGTAGAGAGACTGTTAGTAGGTACTTAAATGAATTGAAAGGCAAAGGTTTAGTAGATATAAAAAATAAAAAAATAGTGATACTAGATGAAGAGGCTTTTGAAAATTTAGTAGAAGCTATGGATAATTAATACAAGGGGGAAGAACGTTGACAATTAATATGACTTATGTAGTAGAAAATCTAGAAAAACTTCTAAATATAGCTAGTCCTTCGGGGGATACAAAAAATGCTATAGATTTTGTTAGATTAGAGTTTGAAAAATTAGGTTTGGAGACTAGAATAACTAAAAAAGGCGCTTTAATAGGAACTATGAGGGGAAAAGATGATACTAAACAAAAGACATTATCTGCTCATGTAGACACTTTAGGTGGGATGGTAAAAGAAATTAAGAGTAACGGAAGACTAAAGATGACACAAATTGGTGGATATGCTTGGAATAGTGTTGAAGGGGAATATGTTCAAGTGTCTACAGCAGATGGGAAGTTGGTAGACGGAACGATCTTGTTAAATAAAACATCAGTGCATGTGTATGGGGCAGAGGCTAGAACTACTGATAGAGATGAAAAAAACATGGAAATCAGGTTAGATGAAGAAGTTGAAAATGAAGAACAAGTTAAGGCTTTGGGTATCGAAGTTGGGGACTTTATTTATTTGAATCCTAGAACAGTTGTAACTGAAAGTGGATTTGTGAAGTCGAGACATTTAGATGATAAAGCGTGTGTAGCTACTATTCTTGGAATGATTGAATCTATAAAGGAGAAAAAAGCAGAGCTTCCATACACTGTAAATTTCTATATATCAAATTATGAAGAAGTTGGTCATGGAGCAGCTGCTGGGATACCAGAAAACACGATGGAGTTTGTTGCTATAGATATGGCTGCACCAGGTACGGGACAAACATCTAAAGAACAGGCTGTAACAATTTGTGCAAAAGATTCTAGCGGACCATACGATTTAGAGCTTAAACGTAAATTAGTAGGGCTTGCAAAAAATGAAAATATAGATTATAAGATAGATATATATCCTAGCTATGGTTCAGATGCGAGTGCAGCTATGAGAGCAGGATGGGAATTTAAACACGGACTTATAGGACCTGGAGTAGATGCATCTCATGCTTTTGAAAGAACACATAAAAAAGGACTTGAAGCAACTATAAGATTAGGGATAGCGTATATTTTAGATAAAGATTTATAGATAAAAAAATCGATTGGTGAGAATGATTATTCTCACCAATCGATTTTTTTATCTAAATTTAAGCATTATGGTCATGTGTTTTTTTGGAAAGAGTCTTATTTATTGCCATCTCAACCTCTTTCAATAACGCTTCATTTCTCGGAACTACAAAACTAATAGCTACGCCATCTTTCCCCATACGGCCAGTACGACCTATTCTGTGGATGTAATTTTCGCTACTTTCAGGGAAGTCATAATTAAATATGTGAGTTACTCCTGTTATATCCAATCCACGTGCAGCTACATCAGTAGCAATTAAATATTGAATTTTAACATCTCTAAAAGCTTTCATAACTCGTTGTCTCGCATTTTGAGGCATATCACCGTGTAATTTGAGGCAATTGTATTTTAAGGCTGCCATAGCGCGATCTAAGTCGTCTACTCTTCTTTTGGTTCTACAGAAAATTATAGCTAAAAAAGGATTTTCTTCATCTAATACTTTAAAAAGAGCTTCTTGTTTCCAACGATCAGAAGTGAGTATGATTTGTTGCTCGATTAAATCTATAGGATTTTTATCAAGTTTAGCACTAATTTCAACTGGCGAGTTCATATATCTATAAGCGAGTTTTTTTACTTTAGAATCCAAAGTTGCAGAAAAACAAAGAAATTGTTTTTTCTTAGGAAGTATGGAAATTAGCTTTTCAATTTCATTTTTAAATCCAATGTACAGCATTTGATCGGCTTCATCGAGAACAAATGTATTTACATTTGAAAGATCAATATTTTCTCTATAAATGTGATCTAAAAGTCTACCAGGGGTAGCTATCACTAAGTGAATTGATCTATTTAATTTTTTTAATTGAGAACCGAGATTCTGTCCACCAAATAAACAAAGTATATTTAGTTTAGAATCAGAATTCAACTTGTCAGCTTCAGAGGCTATTTGAAGAGCCAATTCTCTAGTGGGAGAAATTATTAAAGCTTGTATATG is part of the Tissierellales bacterium genome and encodes:
- a CDS encoding Crp/Fnr family transcriptional regulator — its product is MKEKIDFLKKHYLFNDYDEQSLSSIAEQLILRKYKKGNYIFMQGDTDRTLHFVVDGKIKIFHSSEDGVDKLITIFTKGDFLGEMDIIGKNIERAASAQALTDVKTYQMTYHNAIEFLSKTETAFKIIESLSTRITEQNSQIKLLIYGNAKQKLNYILKNMKEKYGVYKDGKIYLEVNISQRELGNMVGISRETVSRYLNELKGKGLVDIKNKKIVILDEEAFENLVEAMDN
- a CDS encoding M42 family metallopeptidase; protein product: MTYVVENLEKLLNIASPSGDTKNAIDFVRLEFEKLGLETRITKKGALIGTMRGKDDTKQKTLSAHVDTLGGMVKEIKSNGRLKMTQIGGYAWNSVEGEYVQVSTADGKLVDGTILLNKTSVHVYGAEARTTDRDEKNMEIRLDEEVENEEQVKALGIEVGDFIYLNPRTVVTESGFVKSRHLDDKACVATILGMIESIKEKKAELPYTVNFYISNYEEVGHGAAAGIPENTMEFVAIDMAAPGTGQTSKEQAVTICAKDSSGPYDLELKRKLVGLAKNENIDYKIDIYPSYGSDASAAMRAGWEFKHGLIGPGVDASHAFERTHKKGLEATIRLGIAYILDKDL
- a CDS encoding DEAD/DEAH box helicase, which encodes MSFNNLGLNSHLIDVLKSQRITEPTPIQSSSISQILNGCDVIAEAPTGSGKTLAFLLPIFQNIDSKNNHIQALIISPTRELALQIASEADKLNSDSKLNILCLFGGQNLGSQLKKLNRSIHLVIATPGRLLDHIYRENIDLSNVNTFVLDEADQMLYIGFKNEIEKLISILPKKKQFLCFSATLDSKVKKLAYRYMNSPVEISAKLDKNPIDLIEQQIILTSDRWKQEALFKVLDEENPFLAIIFCRTKRRVDDLDRAMAALKYNCLKLHGDMPQNARQRVMKAFRDVKIQYLIATDVAARGLDITGVTHIFNYDFPESSENYIHRIGRTGRMGKDGVAISFVVPRNEALLKEVEMAINKTLSKKTHDHNA